The Verrucomicrobiia bacterium genome includes a window with the following:
- a CDS encoding cupin domain-containing protein: MEIKRVGSQASGKGPGDWFTGTVRIDPLFQAGAPGRVVGANVTFEPGARTAWHTHPLGQTLIVTAGCGRVQREGGPIEKIYPGDVVSFSPGEKHWHGASPTTAMTHIAIQEQLDGKAVDWMEKVSDEQYQA, translated from the coding sequence ATGGAAATCAAAAGAGTTGGCTCTCAGGCATCCGGCAAAGGGCCGGGTGATTGGTTTACCGGCACGGTGCGGATTGATCCGCTGTTTCAGGCGGGCGCACCGGGGCGCGTGGTGGGGGCGAATGTGACGTTCGAGCCCGGCGCGCGAACGGCGTGGCATACGCATCCGCTGGGGCAGACGCTGATTGTGACGGCGGGTTGCGGACGCGTGCAGCGCGAGGGCGGGCCGATCGAGAAGATTTATCCCGGCGACGTGGTTTCCTTTTCGCCGGGCGAAAAACATTGGCACGGCGCATCGCCAACCACGGCCATGACACACATCGCCATTCAGGAACAACTCGACGGTAAGGCGGTGGATTGGATGGAGAAAGTCAGTGATGAACAATACCAAGCCTGA
- a CDS encoding biotin/lipoyl-binding protein, whose translation MRKENDDILSLMGSRRVQRWHLRRLAINWPIFSWLGLTLICIVLYVRTIQYGIITATAQVIQHQVAPLEAARVKQIFVQIGSRVTKGQPLAQLDTTLIDVQLAEAEATMATAQNTMAGYQGQMLSMVTAVDDEILKSQHGIELETNQMESSIARLEQLHSIQAERDKLFKSNLIPEQLADALRPEIADIEKAVAAYPAQIARDQKALDDQRKHRADLQKTLRLSPDDDVTKAIADKAVAEAKILEAVVQMRRLEKDTYTLRAETDGVVSDIALFPGVVAKAGDSVMTVISKSDLVIGYLPEIRLGRVKIDDQGYAFRAGRPAVKVRVANVVPEINPMPVQISPISAPLGASMRSQKIVFQTEGPSDIMPGEKVEIRMDNDWWGKTKRGLTFFRL comes from the coding sequence ATGAGAAAAGAAAACGATGACATTCTTAGTCTCATGGGATCGCGCCGCGTCCAGCGGTGGCATTTGCGGCGGCTGGCCATTAATTGGCCGATCTTTTCGTGGCTGGGCCTGACGCTCATTTGCATAGTGCTTTATGTGCGGACGATTCAATACGGCATCATCACCGCCACCGCCCAGGTCATCCAGCACCAGGTCGCGCCGCTCGAAGCCGCGCGCGTAAAACAGATCTTCGTCCAGATCGGCAGCCGCGTTACCAAAGGCCAGCCGCTCGCGCAACTCGATACCACGCTCATTGACGTTCAACTCGCCGAAGCGGAGGCAACCATGGCCACCGCGCAAAACACGATGGCCGGTTATCAGGGCCAGATGCTCTCCATGGTCACCGCCGTTGACGATGAAATCCTCAAGTCCCAGCACGGAATTGAATTGGAAACGAACCAGATGGAAAGCTCCATCGCCCGGCTGGAGCAGTTGCATTCCATCCAGGCCGAACGCGACAAACTTTTCAAATCGAACCTTATCCCTGAACAATTAGCCGACGCCTTGCGCCCCGAAATCGCCGACATCGAAAAAGCGGTGGCCGCTTATCCCGCGCAGATCGCCCGCGACCAAAAAGCGCTCGACGATCAACGCAAGCATCGCGCCGATCTTCAGAAAACTTTGCGCCTCAGCCCGGACGATGACGTCACGAAAGCCATCGCGGATAAAGCCGTGGCCGAAGCCAAAATTTTGGAAGCCGTCGTCCAAATGCGCCGCCTCGAAAAAGACACTTACACTCTCCGTGCGGAAACCGATGGCGTCGTCTCGGACATCGCGCTCTTCCCCGGCGTTGTCGCCAAGGCGGGCGATAGCGTGATGACCGTTATTTCCAAGAGCGACCTCGTCATCGGTTACCTGCCGGAAATCCGCCTGGGCCGCGTAAAGATTGACGATCAAGGTTACGCGTTTCGCGCCGGGCGTCCGGCCGTGAAAGTGCGCGTGGCAAATGTCGTGCCCGAGATCAATCCCATGCCCGTCCAGATCAGTCCCATCTCGGCCCCGCTGGGAGCCAGCATGCGCTCGCAGAAAATCGTTTTCCAAACCGAAGGCCCCTCGGACATCATGCCCGGCGAAAAAGTCGAAATCCGGATGGATAACGATTGGTGGGGCAAAACCAAACGCGGCCTGACTTTTTTTCGGTTATGA
- a CDS encoding Gfo/Idh/MocA family oxidoreductase, producing the protein MTNSDSRLNVASRREFLKSSAVIGGALMAPAILPRSVFGATDNVLKIGLIGCGGRGTGAAGQALKADKQVVLTAMGDVFEDKITEHLAALKHAEPDRVQVDEAHRFVGLDAYQKVIDSGVDVVILATPPGFRPLHLKYAIAAGKHVFCEKPVATDAPGVRSVLETVEEAKRKNLALVAGFCWRYNLAERGLFERIHVGDIGDVRVVYGTYYGGPVKPMPPASERKAGMTDVEWQLRNWMNFYWLSGDSLVEQAVHAVDWMCWAMKDVPPLKAIGVGGRQIPAEGGNIYDHFEINYEYAEGARGFIGSRQQAGCANDNSATIFGTQGTGRELGFRAVPFIKGKNDWKYQGPRPDMYQIEHNEMFASIRAGKPINDGVRLAHSTLTAIMGRMAAYTGQEITWDMALNSTESFMPVNLAWDMPLTAVPMSLPGQTKFV; encoded by the coding sequence ATGACTAACTCGGATTCTCGGCTTAACGTGGCGTCGCGGCGTGAATTTTTAAAATCTTCGGCGGTCATCGGCGGCGCTTTGATGGCGCCCGCGATTTTGCCGCGAAGTGTTTTTGGCGCGACGGATAATGTGTTGAAAATTGGCCTCATCGGTTGCGGCGGACGCGGCACGGGCGCGGCCGGCCAGGCGTTGAAGGCGGACAAGCAGGTGGTGTTGACGGCGATGGGAGACGTGTTCGAGGACAAAATCACGGAGCATCTCGCGGCGTTGAAGCACGCGGAGCCGGACCGGGTGCAGGTGGATGAAGCGCATCGGTTCGTGGGTTTGGATGCGTATCAAAAGGTGATTGATAGCGGCGTGGACGTGGTGATTCTCGCGACGCCGCCGGGCTTTCGTCCGCTGCATTTGAAATATGCCATTGCCGCGGGCAAGCATGTCTTTTGCGAAAAACCGGTGGCGACGGATGCGCCGGGGGTGCGTTCGGTTTTGGAAACGGTGGAGGAAGCGAAGCGCAAGAACCTCGCGCTGGTCGCGGGTTTTTGCTGGCGTTATAATCTGGCGGAGCGCGGATTGTTTGAGCGGATTCACGTGGGAGATATTGGCGACGTGCGGGTCGTCTATGGCACTTACTACGGCGGTCCGGTCAAGCCGATGCCGCCGGCGAGCGAGCGCAAGGCAGGCATGACGGATGTCGAATGGCAGTTGCGCAACTGGATGAATTTTTATTGGCTCTCGGGAGATAGCCTGGTCGAACAAGCCGTGCATGCGGTGGATTGGATGTGCTGGGCGATGAAAGATGTGCCGCCCCTCAAGGCCATCGGCGTCGGTGGCCGGCAGATTCCGGCGGAAGGCGGAAATATTTACGATCATTTCGAAATCAATTACGAATATGCCGAGGGCGCGCGGGGATTTATCGGTTCGCGCCAGCAAGCCGGTTGCGCGAATGACAACAGCGCCACGATTTTCGGCACGCAAGGCACGGGCCGCGAATTGGGTTTTCGCGCGGTGCCATTCATCAAGGGTAAAAACGATTGGAAATATCAGGGGCCGCGGCCAGATATGTATCAGATCGAGCACAACGAAATGTTTGCCTCCATTCGCGCGGGCAAACCGATCAACGACGGCGTGCGTCTCGCGCACAGCACGCTCACGGCCATCATGGGCCGCATGGCAGCTTACACGGGGCAGGAGATCACATGGGACATGGCGCTGAATTCCACGGAATCGTTCATGCCCGTAAATCTCGCGTGGGACATGCCGCTGACGGCCGTGCCGATGTCGCTGCCCGGGCAAACAAAATTCGTCTAA
- a CDS encoding SRPBCC domain-containing protein, translating into MEPKFSRTRNTFSMVCRVEIGIRAKAETIWKLLTDAEGFPRWNSTVTRIEGIIREGGKLRIHVPGTDRTFTPTVSAVVPNERMTWSGGFAPLFKGVRTFVLKPGEDSSTTFVMEERFSGLIFALAKNAMPDFGPIFERYASDLKQEAERAG; encoded by the coding sequence ATGGAGCCGAAATTCTCGCGCACTCGAAACACCTTTTCAATGGTGTGCCGGGTGGAGATCGGCATCCGCGCAAAAGCCGAGACGATTTGGAAGCTCCTCACCGATGCGGAGGGTTTTCCACGTTGGAATTCGACGGTCACGCGGATTGAAGGAATCATTCGCGAAGGCGGAAAGCTGCGAATTCATGTTCCCGGTACTGACCGTACATTCACGCCAACGGTTTCAGCGGTTGTGCCCAATGAACGGATGACCTGGAGTGGCGGATTCGCGCCACTTTTCAAGGGCGTGCGCACCTTTGTGCTGAAGCCGGGCGAAGATAGTTCGACCACTTTCGTGATGGAGGAGCGGTTCTCCGGTTTGATTTTTGCGCTCGCTAAAAATGCGATGCCTGACTTTGGCCCGATTTTTGAACGGTACGCCAGCGATTTGAAGCAGGAGGCAGAACGGGCTGGCTGA
- a CDS encoding response regulator yields MLYRPVTTGKRARWMIVDDDWGVLTLLQKLATRVTDAEIECFRAAQDALAAFEAQPNAFSLVLTDLDMPEMTGLQLCALLRAMSPKLKVLFVTANESLSGEAALHKGFCGVIRKPFSITELESALVAAMEKKNCGLSPALAPA; encoded by the coding sequence ATGCTGTATCGCCCAGTGACGACCGGCAAACGCGCGCGCTGGATGATCGTGGATGACGATTGGGGCGTGCTGACACTTCTGCAAAAACTCGCCACCCGCGTGACCGATGCCGAGATTGAATGTTTCCGCGCCGCGCAGGACGCGCTTGCGGCGTTCGAGGCGCAGCCCAATGCGTTTTCGCTCGTGCTCACCGACCTCGACATGCCGGAGATGACGGGGTTGCAATTGTGCGCGCTGCTGCGGGCGATGTCGCCCAAATTGAAAGTATTGTTCGTGACCGCGAATGAATCGTTGAGCGGCGAAGCGGCTTTGCACAAAGGTTTCTGTGGAGTCATTAGAAAACCATTTTCCATTACCGAACTGGAAAGCGCGCTTGTGGCGGCGATGGAAAAGAAAAATTGCGGTTTGTCACCGGCGTTGGCGCCCGCGTGA
- a CDS encoding TIM barrel protein produces the protein MTRALNRRNFLKLGAGISAAAALGQATLLGEETNTALTFAAKKPRLKRAIMFATVPGKMSVADKFKMIRDAGFDGVEAMSGMDRDEVLHARDAAGLEIPSVCDSVHWMKTLSDPNPTARATGLEGLETALQDSKTYGGSSVLLVPAVVNKQVSYADAYTRSQAEIRKAIPLAEKLGVKIAIENVWNQFLLSPLEAARYVDELGASAVGWHFDIGNVINTGWPEQWIRILGSRIQKLHFKEFSRKKRDEEGLWKGFQVDYLEGDNDWPAIMRALDEINYRGWAIAEPAFHPPGLDDAAFVRHVREKMDQILAL, from the coding sequence ATGACACGCGCGCTTAATCGCCGAAATTTTTTGAAGCTCGGCGCAGGAATTTCCGCGGCTGCCGCACTAGGGCAAGCGACGTTGCTCGGCGAAGAGACAAATACTGCGCTCACATTCGCGGCAAAAAAGCCTCGGCTCAAGCGCGCGATTATGTTTGCGACGGTTCCCGGGAAAATGTCCGTCGCGGACAAATTCAAGATGATTCGCGATGCCGGGTTTGACGGCGTGGAGGCGATGAGCGGCATGGATCGTGACGAAGTTCTGCACGCACGCGATGCCGCCGGGCTTGAGATTCCCAGCGTGTGCGACTCCGTGCATTGGATGAAGACCTTGTCCGACCCGAACCCCACCGCGCGTGCAACCGGGCTTGAAGGGCTGGAGACCGCCTTGCAGGACAGCAAAACTTATGGCGGCAGTTCGGTGCTTTTGGTTCCAGCCGTCGTGAACAAACAAGTCAGTTACGCCGATGCCTATACGCGTTCGCAAGCCGAGATTCGCAAGGCCATTCCGCTGGCCGAAAAATTGGGCGTGAAGATCGCCATCGAAAATGTCTGGAACCAATTTTTACTGAGTCCACTTGAAGCTGCCCGTTACGTGGATGAATTGGGGGCCAGCGCGGTTGGCTGGCATTTCGACATCGGCAACGTCATTAACACCGGCTGGCCCGAGCAGTGGATTCGCATCCTCGGTTCGCGCATCCAAAAATTACACTTCAAGGAATTCAGCCGCAAGAAACGCGATGAGGAAGGCTTGTGGAAAGGTTTTCAAGTGGATTATCTCGAAGGCGACAACGATTGGCCCGCCATCATGCGCGCGCTGGATGAAATCAATTATCGCGGCTGGGCCATCGCCGAGCCCGCGTTCCATCCGCCGGGCCTGGATGACGCGGCATTCGTCCGACATGTCCGCGAAAAAATGGATCAAATTCTCGCGCTTTGA
- a CDS encoding immunoglobulin-like domain-containing protein, producing the protein MVAVAGGGNQSLALKSDGTIVQWGGSLFVPNNLTTPLHATANGVNANVTGNYQVIYSITNSLGDVGSLSRSVVVEDTLPPVITLLGSNIMIITNLSSTLVDPGATVFDACSQGSYPITTNSTVNLNRSGLYTITYSATDSSGNTGMAQRSVAVILPTSGIPGDTDNDGVVSRAELDAVYANYVTNSPWLMITNMAGLGGTNVEFSLSNSILGAYTAEYSTNLTTWQPLGPATPRYLFTDTNALSQPQRYYRLRYP; encoded by the coding sequence GTGGTGGCCGTTGCCGGGGGAGGAAATCAGAGTCTGGCGTTGAAAAGTGACGGGACGATTGTTCAATGGGGAGGGAGTCTTTTTGTTCCCAACAACTTGACCACGCCGCTGCACGCAACCGCCAATGGCGTCAACGCCAATGTGACCGGCAATTATCAAGTCATTTACAGCATCACCAATTCTCTCGGTGACGTGGGCAGCCTCTCCCGCTCCGTTGTCGTCGAGGACACGCTTCCGCCTGTCATCACTTTGCTGGGATCCAACATCATGATTATCACCAATCTTTCCTCGACGCTGGTGGACCCCGGCGCAACGGTGTTCGATGCTTGCAGTCAGGGAAGTTATCCCATCACCACCAACAGCACAGTAAATCTGAATCGTTCTGGCCTTTATACCATAACCTATAGCGCCACGGATTCGAGTGGCAATACCGGTATGGCGCAGCGCTCTGTGGCCGTAATCCTGCCGACTTCAGGCATTCCCGGCGACACGGACAATGACGGCGTCGTAAGCCGGGCCGAACTCGACGCCGTGTATGCGAACTACGTGACGAATAGCCCGTGGCTCATGATTACGAATATGGCCGGCCTCGGCGGCACCAACGTGGAATTCTCACTCTCAAACTCAATTCTCGGCGCTTACACGGCGGAATACAGCACGAACCTCACCACGTGGCAACCGCTGGGCCCCGCCACCCCGCGCTATCTTTTCACCGACACGAACGCGCTGAGCCAGCCGCAACGCTACTATCGCCTGCGGTATCCATAA
- a CDS encoding P-II family nitrogen regulator yields the protein MKKIEAIIKPFKLDEVKAALSDMGIAGMTVTEVKGFGRQKGHTETYRGSEYVVDFLPKIKLEVVVDNDISDSVLETIAKTARSGKIGDGKIFVMTLDEVVRIRTGEKGPKAL from the coding sequence ATGAAAAAAATCGAAGCCATTATAAAGCCATTCAAGCTGGATGAAGTGAAAGCAGCCTTGTCGGACATGGGCATCGCCGGCATGACCGTAACCGAAGTAAAAGGCTTTGGCCGGCAAAAAGGCCACACCGAAACCTACCGCGGCAGCGAATACGTGGTGGATTTCCTGCCCAAGATCAAACTCGAGGTCGTGGTGGACAACGACATCAGCGATTCGGTACTGGAGACGATCGCCAAGACCGCGCGCAGCGGGAAGATCGGCGATGGAAAAATTTTTGTCATGACCCTGGACGAAGTTGTGCGCATCCGCACCGGAGAGAAAGGCCCGAAAGCCCTTTAA
- a CDS encoding ammonium transporter has protein sequence MQDPDQRKYFFAIFGGKLLGLVALFITIGLITMYLGASATKVHAQDTNTATNVVAAATNAVTDTNAVAAAGTNAPAGAPATPPPAPPDPPYCSPINTMWVLVTAFLVFFMQAGFMFLEAGFARERETVNVLLEGIVDTCLCGILFYAFGFAWMFGHGNGYIGHGDAAGHGWYFLQNLPDTYESTGVATLAYFLFQFAFADTCSTITSGAMLGRTGFWGDLWYSIGVSGFCYPIFGHWAWGPDGWLNTIPFWKTPFHDFAGSTVVHTIGGQIALVGAIVLGPRIGRRFKRDGGGPMPYHNMTIASVGAVILWFGWYGFNPGSTLSAMDIVGIGRVAVNTTLAACSGGLAALFFVYPRSKKWDCGATLNGLLAGLVAITCPCYWVSPTGAIILGAIAGVIVILATDLLEYLRIDDPCGAWPVHGACGIWGTLSLGLFATGQFGAPTTTGADNSAGAVVKGLFYGGGPDQLVAQIIGNFSIGIGVTIAAVILMYAVKATGTLRVTKEGEIEGLDLHEHGGPAYPDTRSTSH, from the coding sequence ATGCAAGACCCTGATCAGCGAAAGTATTTCTTCGCGATCTTCGGCGGCAAGCTGCTCGGCCTCGTCGCCCTCTTCATCACGATCGGCCTCATCACCATGTATCTCGGCGCTTCGGCCACCAAGGTCCATGCGCAGGATACCAACACGGCGACGAATGTCGTGGCGGCTGCGACGAATGCGGTGACTGATACGAACGCGGTGGCTGCCGCGGGAACGAATGCTCCGGCCGGCGCGCCCGCCACACCGCCGCCCGCGCCACCCGACCCGCCCTATTGCAGCCCCATCAATACGATGTGGGTACTGGTGACGGCGTTCCTCGTGTTCTTCATGCAAGCTGGCTTCATGTTTCTGGAAGCGGGCTTTGCGCGTGAACGCGAAACGGTGAATGTGCTGCTCGAAGGTATCGTGGATACGTGCCTTTGCGGTATTCTGTTCTACGCTTTCGGTTTCGCGTGGATGTTCGGTCATGGCAACGGTTACATCGGTCACGGCGATGCCGCCGGTCATGGCTGGTACTTCCTGCAAAATCTGCCGGACACTTATGAATCCACTGGTGTGGCCACGCTGGCTTATTTCCTGTTCCAATTCGCGTTCGCGGATACGTGCTCGACGATCACTTCCGGCGCCATGCTGGGCCGCACGGGTTTCTGGGGCGATCTTTGGTACAGCATCGGGGTCAGCGGTTTTTGCTATCCGATCTTCGGTCATTGGGCCTGGGGCCCGGACGGTTGGTTGAACACGATTCCTTTCTGGAAGACACCGTTCCATGATTTCGCCGGTTCCACGGTGGTGCATACCATCGGCGGCCAGATCGCACTCGTGGGCGCCATTGTTCTCGGACCTCGTATTGGTCGCAGATTCAAGCGCGACGGCGGCGGGCCCATGCCTTATCACAACATGACCATTGCGTCGGTCGGCGCGGTGATCCTGTGGTTCGGCTGGTACGGCTTCAATCCGGGCAGCACGCTCTCCGCGATGGACATCGTGGGCATCGGCCGCGTGGCGGTCAACACGACGCTTGCCGCGTGCTCCGGTGGTTTGGCGGCGTTGTTCTTCGTATATCCGCGCTCCAAGAAATGGGATTGCGGCGCGACGCTGAACGGTTTGCTCGCGGGTCTGGTGGCGATTACCTGTCCGTGTTATTGGGTTTCACCCACGGGCGCAATCATCCTGGGCGCGATCGCGGGCGTGATCGTGATTCTCGCGACGGACTTGCTCGAGTATCTGCGCATTGATGATCCCTGCGGCGCTTGGCCGGTGCATGGCGCTTGCGGCATCTGGGGAACTTTGAGCCTTGGGTTGTTTGCGACTGGCCAATTCGGCGCACCCACCACGACTGGCGCGGATAACTCCGCCGGAGCAGTGGTCAAAGGCTTGTTCTACGGCGGCGGCCCGGATCAGTTGGTCGCGCAGATCATCGGCAACTTCTCGATCGGCATCGGCGTAACGATTGCCGCGGTCATACTGATGTATGCGGTGAAAGCGACTGGCACACTGCGCGTGACCAAGGAAGGCGAAATCGAAGGCCTGGACTTGCACGAACATGGCGGCCCGGCTTATCCCGATACGCGTTCGACCTCGCACTAA
- a CDS encoding leucine-rich repeat protein codes for MKIRPLRFTFTASIVLALALAAFQSLRAQPTGYPLYPNQAFSWLAVGTGTETWTSQTQGSEQISAFSPISQSVPDEVSFGAPESGTATVSYTLSVGTYTTDGTISTVYGRAEILDSSKSIIKEATYNVNGPFNQSGSFTFGVTAAQTYYLQVSAASATASYPALVSVVNTAVRTASDNQPATVNASQGQVDLGGFYAEPQAADGGAISGVSYRLSDNNANVVVVFSDTGTTSTANPNAHVYASTIAPPSITTPPQSVSIMGGSSANFTVAASGAGTLNYQWYYGSLAIQGATSSSYTIPSASVSNNGAYSVVVSNAVGAVLSSAATLTVNVIPFAFTTNNGGIVITGYTGTNTLATIPSTINGLPVSSIESNAFVGGQFSQMLLPTSIVSIGEHAFQNCSYLTSIILPHDLTNLGSGTFQSCYMLTNVVLPNGLQTIADSAFSETGLASIILPDSITNIGMYAFFQTDLSSIQFGTNVTSIGIEAFYNCYFLTNIFISKSVMSIGQYALSCPTLLNITVDAANLSYSSLNGVLLDRSQSTLLQYPAGLSGSYTIPPTVVIIGPAAFLYCKNLTDVSLPYGVTNIGDQAFDGCSGLTNINIVNSVLQIGESAFYACSNLRQLTIADSVTSIGSEAFLGCSSLSYIHLGQELLDINSNAFESCPALTNVVIPRSVTNIGPFAFWEDSGLSNVTFGTTNCSIGASAFQGCNLNAINLQNGITSIGSLAFAGNDPFSGSSLSNVVIGSSVTNIGTSAFAYCYNLDAINVNVNNPIYISINGVLFARAPLSLTEYPPGNSANSYTIPYGCISIGPGAFEGCTNITTVNLPNTVRSIGISAFQDCTKITSITLPNSLNFINSSAFADCPALQSVYFGGNAPSIGTLIFGSGFSRDSATIYYLPGTAGWAPSFAGLSTSLWTLPYPIILSKSVSWNSQNKTIGFRISWATNLSVIVESSSNLNASTWQPINTNMLAGGFIDVSQPVNTDDGLLFFRARAE; via the coding sequence ATGAAGATTAGACCCCTCCGATTTACATTTACAGCCTCGATTGTATTGGCGTTAGCATTAGCGGCCTTTCAATCACTTCGCGCACAACCAACGGGATACCCACTGTACCCGAACCAGGCATTTTCTTGGCTCGCTGTTGGTACGGGAACCGAAACTTGGACAAGCCAAACGCAGGGGTCGGAGCAAATCAGCGCGTTTTCCCCAATTAGTCAATCGGTACCTGATGAAGTCAGCTTTGGTGCACCAGAAAGTGGAACAGCAACTGTAAGCTATACGCTATCCGTTGGTACGTACACGACCGACGGAACAATTTCGACTGTTTATGGGCGGGCTGAAATTCTGGACTCTTCTAAGTCAATAATAAAAGAAGCCACCTACAACGTAAATGGTCCGTTTAATCAAAGCGGGAGTTTTACATTTGGAGTGACTGCTGCCCAGACATATTACCTGCAGGTCAGCGCCGCCTCCGCCACCGCGTCGTATCCAGCATTAGTGTCGGTTGTGAATACGGCTGTTCGAACAGCCAGCGATAATCAACCAGCAACCGTCAATGCATCTCAAGGGCAGGTAGATTTGGGTGGATTTTACGCAGAACCACAAGCGGCTGATGGCGGCGCCATTTCCGGAGTTTCCTACAGATTGAGTGATAACAACGCAAATGTTGTGGTGGTCTTTTCCGACACTGGCACTACGAGTACCGCCAACCCAAATGCACACGTCTATGCTTCCACGATAGCGCCGCCCTCGATCACTACCCCTCCACAAAGTGTGTCAATAATGGGCGGCAGTTCGGCCAATTTTACTGTCGCCGCTTCGGGTGCAGGCACGCTTAACTACCAGTGGTATTATGGTTCTTTAGCGATACAAGGAGCGACCTCATCAAGTTACACTATTCCTAGCGCCTCCGTCTCCAATAATGGCGCATACTCAGTGGTTGTAAGTAATGCGGTTGGTGCCGTGTTAAGCTCGGCAGCCACACTCACTGTTAATGTTATCCCATTTGCGTTCACAACAAACAATGGGGGAATTGTTATAACTGGGTACACGGGGACAAACACATTGGCAACCATTCCTTCAACTATTAATGGTTTACCTGTATCCAGCATTGAGTCAAATGCATTTGTTGGAGGGCAATTTTCCCAGATGCTTTTGCCAACTAGTATTGTCAGTATCGGTGAACATGCGTTTCAGAACTGCTCTTATTTGACATCAATTATTCTTCCACATGATCTTACCAACCTGGGATCTGGCACATTCCAATCGTGCTATATGTTAACAAATGTTGTGTTGCCAAACGGGCTGCAAACTATCGCGGACAGCGCGTTTTCAGAGACTGGACTTGCGAGTATAATATTGCCAGACAGCATAACCAACATAGGAATGTACGCATTCTTTCAAACCGACTTGAGCAGCATACAATTCGGCACAAATGTGACGAGCATAGGAATTGAAGCTTTCTATAATTGTTATTTCCTTACGAATATTTTTATTTCTAAGAGTGTGATGTCTATTGGGCAATATGCGCTCTCGTGTCCAACGCTGCTTAATATAACTGTAGATGCCGCCAACCTCTCTTATAGCAGCCTAAATGGAGTGCTGCTCGACAGGAGCCAGTCCACTCTATTGCAATATCCTGCTGGTCTATCGGGAAGTTATACTATCCCGCCGACGGTGGTAATAATAGGTCCGGCAGCTTTTTTATACTGTAAGAATCTGACAGATGTATCGCTTCCGTACGGCGTGACAAATATCGGAGATCAGGCATTTGATGGCTGCTCTGGCTTGACAAATATAAATATAGTTAATTCCGTATTACAAATTGGCGAAAGCGCCTTTTATGCTTGTAGCAATTTACGACAACTAACCATCGCCGATTCGGTCACCTCTATTGGTTCTGAAGCTTTTTTGGGTTGCTCGAGCTTGTCATACATACATTTGGGACAAGAACTGCTTGATATTAATAGCAATGCATTCGAAAGTTGCCCAGCGCTTACCAATGTTGTTATTCCCCGAAGTGTGACCAACATAGGTCCTTTTGCCTTCTGGGAGGACTCAGGATTGTCTAATGTGACTTTTGGCACCACAAATTGCAGCATTGGAGCAAGCGCATTCCAAGGCTGCAACTTAAACGCCATAAACCTTCAAAATGGAATCACCAGCATTGGATCTCTGGCATTTGCAGGAAATGATCCATTTTCAGGATCAAGCCTTTCCAACGTAGTCATCGGAAGTTCAGTTACGAATATAGGAACGAGCGCTTTTGCATATTGCTATAATCTGGACGCAATTAACGTCAACGTAAACAATCCGATTTATATAAGCATTAATGGGGTGCTTTTTGCCCGTGCTCCTCTCAGTTTGACCGAATATCCTCCCGGAAACAGCGCGAACTCCTATACAATTCCGTACGGTTGCATTTCGATCGGGCCTGGCGCGTTCGAGGGCTGCACCAATATCACCACCGTCAATTTACCGAATACAGTCAGATCTATTGGTATAAGTGCATTTCAGGACTGTACGAAAATTACAAGTATCACACTTCCAAACAGCTTGAATTTTATAAATAGTTCTGCATTTGCAGACTGCCCTGCTTTACAATCCGTATATTTTGGCGGGAATGCCCCAAGTATTGGCACTTTGATATTTGGTTCAGGTTTTTCACGTGATTCAGCCACCATTTATTATTTGCCCGGCACCGCTGGATGGGCGCCCTCATTTGCCGGTTTATCAACATCTTTGTGGACGCTCCCATACCCAATAATATTGAGCAAAAGTGTGTCTTGGAATAGCCAAAATAAAACAATAGGTTTTCGCATTTCATGGGCAACGAATCTTTCCGTCATTGTTGAAAGTTCGTCGAATTTGAACGCCTCGACGTGGCAACCAATAAACACCAACATGCTTGCCGGGGGTTTTATTGATGTTTCGCAGCCCGTGAATACCGATGATGGCCTTTTGTTTTTCCGCGCGCGTGCGGAGTAA